TGGTTTTACAAAGGGCACCTCGCTTCCCAGATCGTCATCTACCCCATGGAAGTGAACATCCACGGCGCCATCTGCAAAATGGGCGGCATTACGGGCGTGGCCACCTACCCGGAATACACGGGCCGGGGGCTCATCCGCACACTCATCACCAAAAGCCTGGAGTATATGCGCGACCAGCAGCAGAGCATTTCCTACCTCTGCCCCTACTCCATCCCCCTCTACCGCAAGCACGGCTGGGAAATCATCTCGGACAAGATGACCTTTTCCATCAAAGATACCCAGCTGCCCCACCGCCACCCCGTGGACGGACAGATAGAGCGCGTGGATATTGAAAGCGAAGACCTGCACCGCGTCTACCGCTACTTTGCCCGACAGGAGCACGGCGCGCTCATCCGTGGCGCGCTGGAATGGGAAGAATACTGGCGCTGGGATTCGGACGACGTCATGGCCGCCGTATACTACAGCGCGGACGCCAAGCCTCTGGGCTACGTCATCTACTACATTGAAAACGAAATTTTCAGCATCAAGGAAATGGTCTACCTGAACCAGGAAGCCAAATACGGCATCTGGAACTACATCAGCGCGCATTTTTCCATGATCACAAAGGTAGAAGGCTGCAACTACAGCGGCGAATCCCTGGCTTTTCAGTTTGAAGACAGCGAAATCGACGAAACCATCCAGCCCTACGCCATGGCCCGCATT
The genomic region above belongs to Desulfovibrio legallii and contains:
- a CDS encoding GNAT family N-acetyltransferase, with the translated sequence MRILHKQQHLSPLEGPRLEPHPFHAAGAPPDERDGAPLVPVGRPERGDRPVAAPHPSVPHGEAFEFRQLGEEDFEEFEALLRYAFQVSTSEMARIGWSDKEMKQSKLPIFEASHVMGWFYKGHLASQIVIYPMEVNIHGAICKMGGITGVATYPEYTGRGLIRTLITKSLEYMRDQQQSISYLCPYSIPLYRKHGWEIISDKMTFSIKDTQLPHRHPVDGQIERVDIESEDLHRVYRYFARQEHGALIRGALEWEEYWRWDSDDVMAAVYYSADAKPLGYVIYYIENEIFSIKEMVYLNQEAKYGIWNYISAHFSMITKVEGCNYSGESLAFQFEDSEIDETIQPYAMARIVDVQKFVEAYAFQFTDPRLVLELNVSDPMAPWNNGIFRVAWNEGRTQCEKVAAWSTGHRISLDIQTLTTMLMGYKRPTYLYNNDRIDMDYHLLRKLEGLIPSDKPYFSDYF